The DNA segment AACAATTGCGCCAGGTAAAACCTCATTTTGCCCAGAACGGAAATAAACAGAGATATGACCTAATTCTTCGAGATTTTTATTGGCTTCCGAACCAACTTCTTCTATTATATATTCTTGATTTCCAATGTGTAATTTATTTCCTTTGTGTAAGGAATTATTTGGAGTTTCTTGAAATTCATGAATAACCGAGATTTCGCGTAATTCATTGGTGGCTGTTGGGCCAAATAAAATAACAATTTTTTCCTCTTCAAAAGCTG comes from the Listeria welshimeri serovar 6b str. SLCC5334 genome and includes:
- a CDS encoding PTS glucitol/sorbitol transporter subunit IIA is translated as MSKSNIIEIGPLVPAFEEEKIVILFGPTATNELREISVIHEFQETPNNSLHKGNKLHIGNQEYIIEEVGSEANKNLEELGHISVYFRSGQNEVLPGAIVVSPEVFPTLAVGDSIQF